GCGGCCGACGACGGCGGTTGGCACCCCCGCCAGACGCGCCACCTGCACGCCGTAAGAACGATCCGCCGCCCCGGGCGCCGCCTCGTGCAGGAAGACCAGTTCGCCGTTCCACTCCTTGGCCTTCATCGACAGGTTGCAGACGTGGTCCAGCCGCTCCTCCAGCCGCGCCAGCTCATGATAGTGGGTGGCGAACAGGGTGCGCGCGCGGTTGGTCTCGTGCAGGGCCTCGGCCGTGGCCCAGGCGATGGCCAGGCCGTCGTAGGTGGCGGTGCCGCGCCCGATCTCGTCCAGCACGACGAAGCTGCGCTCCGTCGCCTGGGTCAGGATGGCGGCCGTCTCGACCATCTCCATCATGAAGGTGGAGCGGCCGCGCGCCAGATCGTCGCCGGCCCCGACGCGACTGAACAGACGGTCGACCACGCCCAGCTTCATCGACCGCGCCGGCACGAAGGCCCCGGCCTGCGCCAGCACCACCAGCAGGGCGTTCTGGCGCAGGAAGGTCGACTTGCCCGCCATGTTCGGTCCCGTGACGATGGACAGGCGCGAGGCCCCGACGCCGTCGCCCGCCAGCTGGCAGTTGTTCGGCGTATAGGGCTGGCCCTGCGCCTTCACCGCCGCCTCGACCACCGGGTGGCGGCCCGCCTCGACGGCGAAGCACAGGCTGTCATCGACGCTGGGGCGCACGGCCCCGACCTCTTCGGCCCATTCGGCCAGGGCGGCGTGGGCGTCCAGTTCGGCCAGGGCCTCGGCTGCGCCCTGCAGCGGCCCGGCCAGACGTGCGACCTCGCGGCGCCAGCCCTCGAAGGTGTCGGCCTCGATGGCCAGGGCGCGGTGCCCGGCCTGGCTGATCTTGGCGTCCAGCTCGGACAGTTCGACCGTGGTGAAGCGCACCTGATTGGCCAGGGTCTGGCGGTGGATGAAGGGGCTGTCCGGCCCGGCGCGCAACAGGCCTTCGGCCGCCTTGGCGCTGGTCTCGAGGAAATAGCCGAGGACGGCGTTGTGGCGCACCTTGAAGGCGACGCCGCTGTCGGCGACCGCCTTGGCTTCCAGCTCGGCGATGATCTTGCGGCTGTCGTCGCGCAGGGTGCGGGCGGCGTCCAGTTCGGGCCGATGGCCGGGGTTCACATAGCCGCCATCGCGCGCCAGATGCGGCGGCTCATCCATCAAGCCGTCGGCCAGTTCGGCCAGAAGGTGCGACAGCTCGCCCTCAAGCGCTAGCCGGTCGAGGCAGGCCGTGACTCGCGCCGGCGGCCCGGTCAGCGGGTCGTTGGCGCAGGCGGCGAACAGGGCGCTCAGGCCCTGCGCCGTCGTCAACCCCGAGCGGATCGCCGCCAGATCGCGCGGCCCGCCGCGGCCCAGAGCCAGGCGCGAGGTCGCCCGCGCCACATCGGCCGAGGCGCGCAAGGCGTCGCGCAGGTCGCGTCGCAGATCGCGCCGCTCCAACAACCACTCCACGGCGTCCAGCCCGGCGTTGATCGCCGCCGGATCGCGCAAGGGCCGCGAGATGCGTTCGGCCAGCGCCCGCGCCCCGCCCGAGGTCACGGTGCGGTCGATGGCGTGCAGCAGACTGCCGTCGCGCTCGCCCCGTTGTGTGCGGTCGATCTCTAAGCTGAGGCGCGTCGCCGGATCGATAGCGAGAAAGCCGCTCTCGCCCGAGCGGCGCGGCGGGGTCAGGGCGGGAATCCTGCCCGCCTGCGTCGTCTCCAGATAGGCGGCGATCAGGCCCAGGGCCGAAATCTCGACCTCTTCGAAGGCCCCGAAACCGTCCAGCGCCGAGACGCCGTAGAGCCGCTGCACCCGGTCCTTCGCCCCGACCGGCTCGGCCAGGGCCTGGGGCATGGCCTGGACCACCCCGCCGGAACCGTCCAGCGCCCCTTTCATCGTCTCGTCCGAGAACAGGCGGTCGGGAACCAGCACCTCGGACGGCCGGAACGCCGCCAACGCCGCGCCCAGATCGTTGAGTTCGCAGGCGACCGAATCCACCACGCCCGCCGACAGCTCGACCACCGCCACGGCGGCCCTGCCCTTGCGGATCGCCACGGCCGCCAGCCGGTTGGCGCCGCGCGCGTCCAGCAGCGTGTCCTCGGTCAGTGTGCCGGGCGTCACCACCCGCACGATGTCGCGGTGGACCACGGCCTTGGAGCCGCGCTTCTTCGCCTCGGCCGGGTCTTCCAGCTGTTCGCAGACGGCGACCTTGAAGCCCTGACGGATCAGCCGCGCCAGATAGCCGTCCATGGCGTGGACCGGCACCCCGGCCATGGGGATGTCCTCGCCCTGGTGCTTGCCGCGTTTGGTCAGGGCGATGCCCAGCGCCGCCGCCGCC
Above is a window of Brevundimonas naejangsanensis DNA encoding:
- the mutS gene encoding DNA mismatch repair protein MutS: MAQYLSVKATQPDAMLFFRMGDFYELFFEDAQKAAAALGIALTKRGKHQGEDIPMAGVPVHAMDGYLARLIRQGFKVAVCEQLEDPAEAKKRGSKAVVHRDIVRVVTPGTLTEDTLLDARGANRLAAVAIRKGRAAVAVVELSAGVVDSVACELNDLGAALAAFRPSEVLVPDRLFSDETMKGALDGSGGVVQAMPQALAEPVGAKDRVQRLYGVSALDGFGAFEEVEISALGLIAAYLETTQAGRIPALTPPRRSGESGFLAIDPATRLSLEIDRTQRGERDGSLLHAIDRTVTSGGARALAERISRPLRDPAAINAGLDAVEWLLERRDLRRDLRDALRASADVARATSRLALGRGGPRDLAAIRSGLTTAQGLSALFAACANDPLTGPPARVTACLDRLALEGELSHLLAELADGLMDEPPHLARDGGYVNPGHRPELDAARTLRDDSRKIIAELEAKAVADSGVAFKVRHNAVLGYFLETSAKAAEGLLRAGPDSPFIHRQTLANQVRFTTVELSELDAKISQAGHRALAIEADTFEGWRREVARLAGPLQGAAEALAELDAHAALAEWAEEVGAVRPSVDDSLCFAVEAGRHPVVEAAVKAQGQPYTPNNCQLAGDGVGASRLSIVTGPNMAGKSTFLRQNALLVVLAQAGAFVPARSMKLGVVDRLFSRVGAGDDLARGRSTFMMEMVETAAILTQATERSFVVLDEIGRGTATYDGLAIAWATAEALHETNRARTLFATHYHELARLEERLDHVCNLSMKAKEWNGELVFLHEAAPGAADRSYGVQVARLAGVPTAVVGRAREVLERLENEKAATARLDDLPLFAAAAEPPPPPMKSLLDEAIAAIDPDDLTPREALEALYRLKGLAKT